In the Malania oleifera isolate guangnan ecotype guangnan chromosome 1, ASM2987363v1, whole genome shotgun sequence genome, one interval contains:
- the LOC131159875 gene encoding uncharacterized protein LOC131159875: MGSAGVFENSPLHLTVEKFNGKNYREWAQSIKLVIDGRGKLDFLISETRRPPPTDAVASQKWRSENSLMTSCLMNTMKPTIGKTYLFLPTAKNVLDVVCETYSDAENASQIFKLKTQLWLTKQGDREVTEYYIKMLGLWQKLDLSCEEEWECTGDSVRFKKKMENERVFEFLLGLNRELDDLRSKILGCRPLPTIREVFSEVRREESRRNVMLKE; this comes from the coding sequence ATGGGCTCGGCTGGTGTATTTGAGAATTCCCCACTCCATCTTACTGTTGAAAAATTCAATGGTAAGAATTACAGAGAATGGGCACAATCAATCAAGCTTGTTATCGACGGTAGGGGAAAGCTCGACTTTCTTATCAGTGAGACTCGGCGACCACCTCCTACCGATGCAGTGGCATCCCAGAAATGGCGGTCTGAGAACTCCTTGATGACTTCATGCTTGATGAACACTATGAAGCCAACCATTGGAAAAACATACTTGTTTCTCCCGACGGCAAAGAACGTGTTGGATGTGGTGTGTGAGACATACTCTGATGCTGAAAATGCTTCCCAGATTTTCAAGTTGAAGACACAACTATGGCTGACGAAGCAAGGAGATCGGGAAGTCACGGAATACTACATCAAGATGCTCGGACTATGGCAAAAACTTGATCTCAGCTGCGAAGAGGAATGGGAATGCACGGGTGACAGTGTACGTTtcaagaagaagatggagaacgAGAGAGTATTTGAGTTTCTGCTAGGGCTGAACCGAGAGCTTGACGACTTGAGGAGCAAGATTCTAGGTTGCCGGCCACTGCCCACCATTCGAGAAGTCTTCTCTGAGGTTCGGCGTGAGGAAAGTAGGAGGAACGTGATGTTGAAGGAGTAA